The segment AATGTTTGGCTCTTATCCAACACATAGTTGGCCTTGTGGATATATGGTCGATTTAAGGTTACAAAATAAGTGGCAACTACAGTTTCAAAGTGAATCACAACTGTGTACTGTGAACTATGGACTATTATCCCTAGTATTAGTAGGATTTCAGAAGAGCAGCATGCACAAGAGCTAGGCATATCTAAAAGCAGCCTCGCTCACAGGATTTGGAAACTCACCTTTTCTGGTAAACACATTGCTTTGGCCAGTTCCACGGTCGCCTCAGAATAAAGTTCTTGCGGGACATCTTCTTTGGCCACATTGGTGTGCACAACGAAAACAGGCATTATTGCTGTTAAGATACTGAAACACAGCCAGGTAAGATGAACATTTAGCAGTTATGTTTGAAGCACCCTATTTAAATGTTGGCATGTAGGCAAGGAGTGACAGTTACAGACCTGGTAAATCCACCAATAGACACCAGAGTTTTGTTTCAACATGTGGCAGTAATTTTCAAACCTGTTACATCCTGTTTCTAGTTGGGTTTGGAAATAATTTCAGTTAAGGACAAACAGGTTTTTTAAGGACGCCTgtaggcattgtgtgtgtgagggaggcaggggtaAAACCTGCCAAGtcattttgtatttgttttacaTTTTCATATAAATGTAGTTATGGAACTTTAAGAAGTCGAAGGTGAGGTGAACAATATTTGTAAATGTTACATTAAAAATGGAAACAAATATTTTAGAATAAAGTTCCACTCAACCTTAtactatttaacccttgtgctgccttcgggtcacatgacccaaaggttcataacgaaccaccgttgtgtttacccaattttacccaatacaaaaacaaataacaattattttcttttaaccattgcaatgtggggggtctgagacagcccgacagttaaaagaaaatgcttcactttgtttttgtaggaggtaaatttgtcgcaatacgacggtgggtcacaatgactgatgggtcagaatgacccaaagataacacaagggttaaacctaaCATCgaatattcatttatttaatcaTGTAGTCACAcatgatttttttgttgttgtctttgTCTGAAATAACAATCAGGCATTATTATTTGCAATAACGCTGTAGGGGgtttaatattggccaaacaacccaaACTAATTCCCctgtttgaaggaagatgggaaactgaacagtgtatatACATGaatcaaataatgccaataaCAATGGAaattgcagttatttgactctatgggttaaatcagagcaagaatggtcaatgtatggttaaattaaaacatacATATTATAACATTGAGAATAACaagtgaatgaaatcaattacaaggcaaacaagtTGCAAAATTAAAGCTTTTTTATCTAACCTACTCTAccttgattattgtaaaccagagagagaaagctaaaGGTGAGGAAGCCAgagcttgtcctactcctccacagaacaatgcttcacaattccctttatacccaagaacaaccaatcacaccACATATTGACCCTTatttatcaacatatgactagcaatgctacagtaagttacgcaatgaggtgtgagagccatcaagtagagcctgtccagcaactccagatttttgcatatgagaggtgggggccagGTGACACCCAGCCACAACACCAAGCAGCATTCTTGGAAAGATAAGTAGAATAATACaaatactactactactactactactactaaaatataaataagatacatacaaattaaataaataatattacaAACATACAACAATCATTTAACATGGTCTAATCTATGCACTCTTCTTTTCCAATAGCTTTAAAGACAAGCTATAGATAAGATCTTTTATTGAGATTTAGTTTTTATGTCACAAACCAATGTCATTCAGACAAGGTTTCCAATTATGTATACACGCCTCCCATCTGATAGGTGGCAGTAGTGCATTTGCCTTTGACCACCGAGAACGCTTACGCCTGTACGTTTCGGTAAGGGATTGGCGAGGTAAGATGGCGGCGCCAGAGGAGCAAGAATTATCTCAGGCGCAGACTGAGAAACTACTTCAGTTTCAGGTAGACAGACCCAGTTCCCTTAACATTGACACCTGTAACATTCCATTTACAATAAAGATGCATTGTGTATGTTACACTGTTGTGTTCAAGCTAAGTCACAGATGTTAAAACCTGTTTTTGCTCAGATCATTTCGATACCCCTAGCTAGGCTATCGCTAGCTATGTCAATCtagatagctaggctagctagctacagacaAGCTGTCAGATAGCAAGCTATATTGGAGCTACAGTGACTTGCCATATAGAAAGGAACTCCGAAATTGAGTCTAACTGCAGATTTGAGAGGCTACTAAACTTTTCCTTCACTGCAATCAcgagaaaatatatatattgggtTACAGGTGCTGCTAAGCACATTTGAAAATCATTTGAAGTCGTCTACATTGAGCTAATCATTATATTTAGCGATCTGGCTAAAGTTAGTTAGGCTAGCTCTAGGAGAACGTAACGCATCTGTCAAGGCAAAATGCATTGTCAGTTGGTGACTGGTTACCGTTAGACCGCTGGTCACCTCTGGTCTTTATCTTAGCCCATTTGGCATTATTATCCGTATTTGAGGTTAGCTTCCTAGCTAGTGTCTTTGTAGTTGAGTGTAGTTTTGTAATTAGTCTCTCCATTTGTTCAATTAACAGGACTTGACAGGCTTGGAGTCTATGGACCAATGTCGTCGCACATTAGAACAACACAATTGGAACATAGAGGTAAAGTCCCTCAAGCTTCTGACTTACAAGCTTGGCGACAGGACAAAGTGGATAATTAGCTGTTTGAGTCCATCCATTCATTTGTTACTGCATAGTATTGTGGGGTTAGTACCTTGTGTCAtacagtgctagctagctatacacTTTGTATTGCTTTAATTAGACTAATACATCCTTTGACAACTTCACACAATGCATGTTCACCTCTATTTCAGGCAGCTGTACAGGACAGACTCAACGAGCAGGAAGGAGTTCCTAGTGTGTttaaccctccaccctccagacccTTACAGGTCAACACAGCAGACCACAGAGTGTACAGCTACATAGTCTCCAGACCACAACCCAGAGTATGGTCATCATATTTATCATACTTTATAATAAGcacaaaacattttaatatttaCGATAGTAAATTCTACATTGTTTCCTTCTTGCCCATCTTATCACATACTGCCTGTATAAGGTGACATGTCCCTGCCTTCTTATGACTTTATTTGAACAACTTGTTTTTCCTCCTGGGAATTTGTATTTTTCAGGGATTGCTAGGATGGAGTTATTACATGATAATGCTACCGTTCAGATTCACGTATTACACTCTTCTGGACATATTCAGGTACTAAAAAGAGAAACATAAATAACCCTTCCCcccaaaaagaagaaaaatcaaTCCTGTACTTGTTTCGAGCCCCAGGACAGTGGTTATGATGTGTCCTCTTGCTAGGTTTGCTCTGCGGTTCGTCCGACCGGACCCTCGCGGACGCGTCACAGACCCTGTGGGAGATGTTGTGTCTTTCATGCATAGTTTTGAAGAGAAGTATGGTGGAGCTCACCCGGTATTTTACCAGGGTACATATAGTCAGGTGGGTCCCCTTTTAGACCCCCTTGCACTGAACCACAGACTCTGAACAACTGACGCTACAGAGTTGCCCAAACCTCAGCGTGTACATTTGCCTGCCGTCCATCCACTGATCAATTGACGTGCAAATCTGTTGTTTGTGGGGTTGTTGCCACTCTGCTGTTATTGATCCCCGTGGGCTTGTAGGCGCTGAATGATGCCAAACGTGAGCTACGCTACCTGTTGGTGTATCTTCATGGAgaagaccaccaggacactgatgagTTCTGCCGGTGAGCATTCTCTATGTCGCATCCTTGGCTGCTGTTCTGGATATTCCCCCCATTGTATTTACTTATTAgcattgtatttgtattttttttatcgacAATCTCTGTGATCTATGTTTTTCTAGTTCCACGTTATGTACGGAAGAGGTCATCACCTTCCTCAATGCACGAATGCTGTTCTGGGCCTGCTCCACCAGCAAGCCTGAGGGATACAGAGGTAGCCTGATGAAACCAACTGAAAAGACAGCAGGAaatattctgtctctctccctttctctctttcatggtTTTCAGCTGGAAAAACTGTTACATAGTATGTGGGACAGGAAACTTAATATGCTATGCCAACTCTCGTGTCCTCTCAGCCACGATGAAACCTTTGGATGGAATGATTAATTGAAGAGTCTCGCCCCCTGTGTTGTGTGACAGTCTCCCAGGCCCTGAGGGAGAACACCTATCCGTTCCTGGCCATGATCATGCTGAAGGACCGTAAGATGACCGTGGTGGGGAGGCTGGAAGGCCTGATCCAGCCGGAAGACCTCATCAACCAGCTGACCTTCATCATGGAGGCCAACCAAACATATCTGATGTCAGAGCGACTTGAGCGGTAGGGACTCCGGCTGACTAGACTCCTCTCAGTGTGGGACTCAACCTTCAACCATGCCAGAGGCTTCTGATTTGCAAAGTCAACTTGTTTGTTATAGAGCAATGTCTTATTGCTAACCCCCTTTGTCCTGGCAGTTCAGTTTCTCTTTTTATGACGTTTTTAttcctctcttctttttttgatGAGCAACTGAATTAAACCTGAGAAACTAGGTTAATGGCATGGACCAATGGGATCACAGGGAACCGGCAGACGCTATGCCTCTTGAGGTGTTGGTTGCAATACAGTGTTTGCTAGCATTCAGAAGGATTCGTTGCAGGGATGAGAGGAACTTGACACCCTTGTGGTGTAGTGGCAGCAGACGGCTTTCCATAAAGTggatgtccgtgtgtgtgtgtgtcccagggaggagaggaaccagACGCAGGTGCTCAGGCAGCAGCAGGACGAGGCCTACCTGGTGTCTCTGAGGGCCGACCAGGAGAAGGACcgcaagaggagagaggagcaggagcagaagaggcttgaggaggagaaggtccaACAGACCGTCCTCgccgaggagaggagacgaaggGTGAGGAGGCGTCCGTCCTTCATCTTTCTCTGCGGCCGACCCGTGGTCGATGTGCAAATGGCCGACTGCTCTCGTTTCAGAacctggaggaagagaaggagcggAAGTCGGAATGCCTGCCCCAGGAGCCTCCAGCAGATGACCCAGACAGTGTCAAAATAGTGTTCAAACTGCCCAACGACACTCGAGTAGAAAGGAGATTCCTCTTCGGACAGTCTTTGACGGTGAGTTTTATGTCGGTTGGACTCGATCACAGCATTGGGTGTCGTACAACATCATTCTTGTGTGCATGAAAAGGAGGATGGCAGTAGAGACTGGGCATGAGCCTGTGCCCCCAGCTGAAAACTGTCACTTGAACtgctttctaaccctaaccgttTTGTTTTTGTGGTCAGGTAATATATGACTTCCTGTTCTCGTTGAAAGAAACCCCGGAGAAATTTCAGATAGTCACAAACTTCCCCCGCCGGGTGCTGCCATGCCTCCCCACCGAGGAGCAGCCCAACCCCCCCACGCTGAAGGAGGCTGGGCTCAGCCGCTCAGAGGTCCTGTTCGTTCAGGACCTCACGGACGATTAACACCCATCGATACCTCCTCCATGTGGAACTTTTTCTTTTTCGCCCCCCTTTATGTTTTATTTCCCTTTGTAAAATCGCCATTGTACGCAAGGGATCACAGATAACAATCTTACCTGGAAGAGTGTAggtgcccccacccccatccagtCCAAATTTGGTTATGTTTACAGGGTTCCCACCAACCTGGAAAGTTCTTGAATTttaagaaataaataaataaatacgaaAAACTTGGACTTGTAAGTCCCTCTTTGTAggcatcagtgtgtgtttggtaggTAGTGTCCTCCCTCTACCTGCAGTAAGCAGACCTCTCTCCTTGCcagtttaccccccccccccccctcccctctggctTAGCTGCCAGTATTTTAAGTAGTACTATTGTTTTAACATACTTACTGGACTTGAAATCCATTCTGGCCATACAATACTATAATTTTGTACGAAAACATGCGTTATCTAATAATGTTTTCACTCATAAAGGCCGGACCTCCTGTTGGTCAGTCCCTAAAACACTTCCCGGGTCAATCAACTGCCGTTGGTCAAGGAGAGCAGACAAGCAAGCCCGTCACTGGTCTCAGCAGATGTCCTAGTGTCCTAAGTGTTCAAGGAACAGTGTTGTTACAGAATGACTGCATTTAACAACCATCAAGGGGCAGTGTAACCTTTTTTTGGAAACATGTTTGCTAACATGATGTATGTCTGTGGTGTGGGAGCCCTGGTTTGAGAGGAGGGCTAACATGACCCCCTTCACATGCCCTGTACATAGGTTAGATGTCTAAGAACAAGCCTAAAATTCACAtttgctttttattttattgtgttttcagttttttatGCAATCAAGTTGACTATATAATGTAATTGTTATGAAACGACCAAATAAGGGTTGATTGGTATGTCAGAGAGAAGTGGGCGGCctgcagtttcttttgaagttttaaaaaagacaaaaagatgCCACAGCTTTTCTATGTGGCTGTATCTATAGTAATAGTACAAGTCTGCCCATAGTGTGCCTGTGGTTATTCATAGATGCCTATTTTGCCTGTCTAACAACTGAATGGGCTGGTCATGTAAAGATGTAATTTTCCAACTataaattaaacattttaaaatgtcgTGGTACTTTTCATTGATATGACAGGACCAGCATGGTGATGCGTTTGACCTCATGTTGTGGTGTTCTCACAATTTAAACATTTAACATTGAAATGCTGACATCTTTACAGTGCGCAAATAAGTTTAATAACACAGACAGATGTGTAAGATGGAGTAGTGTAATACTGGGCCTTCTAAACAGTCCAGTATGGAGCTTTCTTCAGAGTAGTGTCCTCTCAGGGAAGCTTCATCTTCACTCCATAATCACTGACATGCAGAGATACTCGTTTTAAGGTGGAATACAATGTTTACTGATGGTTATTAATTCTGTGACTTTGTAAGTAAAACTCGGCAGTGATAAGTGAAACTAGACAGTGGCAGTTATGTTGGTATATACGTCATACATTTATTAGTGAACAACCCTCTCAAATCAGCcacaacaattaaaaaaaatatgattGCACTACTCGATAAAGCAGAACTAGCaactttcatttaaaaaaagtacaaATCTTAAAAATTTCAATCAGTATACAGATGTATATATAATACACTATAACTAGTTAGAATTATGTTGAATGCTACAAACAATAGGATTCCAATGGAATGAAAAAATTCTAGCATTAATAAAGAACCATTTtcctatatataatatatattagctttgttttttgtttttatcttCCCCAAATACAAACATGGCAAAATGAGGTAACTGTAAATGTGCAAGTACCAAAGCAAAATATCTTCctaacacacagaacacatgcCCCAGCCCTGTTGGCAGGTGGCTAGCCAGTAAATCAGGATAAGACTATTAGGGGCCAGGGAAAGTAGGAACAGTATACCAGTATACAAACCACTATCCCACCAcagcaaaaaaagaaataaacacaaaataataaaagaaTCATTGGTATCTACGGAGCAATCAATAAATCACAAGTCCTAAATAACTGGTTTTAACTGCTTATTGGAACACGATTATTTGCACCACACAAGCTGAGAGATAATTCAATAATTGGGCAACAGAAAGACTACAAGACTATTTCAtttgttattttttaatttAGGTTATTACTAGATATTGCCAATCCCCTCCGAACCCTTGAGTGCTGTTTTTCTGAATAGGATGTCTAGATGTTAAAAGTACATTTTACAATATTAACAGTTAGAACAAGAGGTTACTAGGCAGGTGTAGATTAGCAATACTGAAATATGTATGACAACCTTTTTTTttagagatttttttttattattcccTTAAAATATGATTGTAACCGACCATGTTCAGGGGTATAAGTACAACATGCTTCAAGAATACATAAGACCCATTGCAAACTATTGCATTCCTGCAAGTGACAGTATAATACCTAAACGGAACATCTAGCACCATTTCACTATATGGCTTTTAATTAACTACAGTTGTTTCAAAGCGTGAAGGCTAATTTTCAGTCTCTGTGGCAATAACAGTAACACAAATATACTCTTAAATCCCAGTTTCTTCCTAGTTTACAAGTTCAGGCATTATTCTTGTTTTTTCCTTATAAAATTAACTTAGCGTAATAAAATCTTGTAGTCATTCAGTTCGATTACAAATGTGTGCAGTACAATGCGTGGCAGTAATCAGCTGAGCAGTAAGATCCAAACCCCCGAACCCAAAGCCAACTAGAGCTAAACACCAGCTGGGAGCTGGTCAGACATGCAAGAATATTGTGCACCAATAAATAGGTCCGAACCCATTTCTAGATATCTTTCACTGAAAATACACACTTTTAtttgactttttttttctttttcatgcaAACACCTTGAGTAGTTTGGAAGAGGTTTAGGTAGGATAGTGTGCGCCATGGAACATTTAAAACGGGATCACAACCGCTATGTCAGAACATGTGGTTCAAGTACAAGAACACAAACAAAATGTTTAACAGGTTTGAATAATACACTTGTAATGGTTTGCAGTGTACACATTGCCT is part of the Osmerus eperlanus chromosome 13, fOsmEpe2.1, whole genome shotgun sequence genome and harbors:
- the faf2 gene encoding FAS-associated factor 2 isoform X3; its protein translation is MSFRQGFQLCIHASHLIGGSSAFAFDHRERLRLYVSVRDWRGKMAAPEEQELSQAQTEKLLQFQDLTGLESMDQCRRTLEQHNWNIEAAVQDRLNEQEGVPSVFNPPPSRPLQVNTADHRVYSYIVSRPQPRGLLGWSYYMIMLPFRFTYYTLLDIFRFALRFVRPDPRGRVTDPVGDVVSFMHSFEEKYGGAHPVFYQGTYSQALNDAKRELRYLLVYLHGEDHQDTDEFCRSTLCTEEVITFLNARMLFWACSTSKPEGYRVSQALRENTYPFLAMIMLKDRKMTVVGRLEGLIQPEDLINQLTFIMEANQTYLMSERLEREERNQTQVLRQQQDEAYLVSLRADQEKDRKRREEQEQKRLEEEKVQQTVLAEERRRRNLEEEKERKSECLPQEPPADDPDSVKIVFKLPNDTRVERRFLFGQSLTKPRRNFR
- the faf2 gene encoding FAS-associated factor 2 isoform X1 — its product is MSFRQGFQLCIHASHLIGGSSAFAFDHRERLRLYVSVRDWRGKMAAPEEQELSQAQTEKLLQFQDLTGLESMDQCRRTLEQHNWNIEAAVQDRLNEQEGVPSVFNPPPSRPLQVNTADHRVYSYIVSRPQPRGLLGWSYYMIMLPFRFTYYTLLDIFRFALRFVRPDPRGRVTDPVGDVVSFMHSFEEKYGGAHPVFYQGTYSQALNDAKRELRYLLVYLHGEDHQDTDEFCRSTLCTEEVITFLNARMLFWACSTSKPEGYRVSQALRENTYPFLAMIMLKDRKMTVVGRLEGLIQPEDLINQLTFIMEANQTYLMSERLEREERNQTQVLRQQQDEAYLVSLRADQEKDRKRREEQEQKRLEEEKVQQTVLAEERRRRNLEEEKERKSECLPQEPPADDPDSVKIVFKLPNDTRVERRFLFGQSLTVIYDFLFSLKETPEKFQIVTNFPRRVLPCLPTEEQPNPPTLKEAGLSRSEVLFVQDLTDD
- the faf2 gene encoding FAS-associated factor 2 isoform X2 encodes the protein MAAPEEQELSQAQTEKLLQFQDLTGLESMDQCRRTLEQHNWNIEAAVQDRLNEQEGVPSVFNPPPSRPLQVNTADHRVYSYIVSRPQPRGLLGWSYYMIMLPFRFTYYTLLDIFRFALRFVRPDPRGRVTDPVGDVVSFMHSFEEKYGGAHPVFYQGTYSQALNDAKRELRYLLVYLHGEDHQDTDEFCRSTLCTEEVITFLNARMLFWACSTSKPEGYRVSQALRENTYPFLAMIMLKDRKMTVVGRLEGLIQPEDLINQLTFIMEANQTYLMSERLEREERNQTQVLRQQQDEAYLVSLRADQEKDRKRREEQEQKRLEEEKVQQTVLAEERRRRNLEEEKERKSECLPQEPPADDPDSVKIVFKLPNDTRVERRFLFGQSLTVIYDFLFSLKETPEKFQIVTNFPRRVLPCLPTEEQPNPPTLKEAGLSRSEVLFVQDLTDD